The following are encoded in a window of Glandiceps talaboti chromosome 5, keGlaTala1.1, whole genome shotgun sequence genomic DNA:
- the LOC144435239 gene encoding fatty acid-binding protein-like — MAFRGKWKHYKDEGLEEFLDVVSAPADMKVTAKEIHPLLEISLEGEYFVACFTDLGPAPDRKVQFKEGEEFDHLASLGDPSKTRRAIATRKSDTNFEIKTVSGEPEITEIREVVGGELVTTLKIGGTVCKRYFKKQE, encoded by the coding sequence ATGGCGTTCCGAGGCAAATGGAAGCACTATAAAGATGAAGGCTTGGAAGAATTCTTGGATGTGGTGAGTGCCCCAGCGGATATGAAAGTGACAGCGAAAGAAATTCACCCTTTGCTTGAAATCAGTCTTGAGGGCGAATATTTTGTCGCATGCTTCACCGATCTTGGTCCAGCACCAGACAGAAAGGTGCAATTCAAAGAGGGCGAGGAGTTCGACCACTTGGCGAGTCTAGGAGACCCCAGTAAAACCCGTCGAGCGATAGCGACAAGAAAGAGCGACACTAACTTCGAAATTAAGACAGTGTCGGGAGAGCCTGAAATAACTGAAATACGAGAGGTTGTTGGGGGTGAACTGGTCACTACGTTGAAAATTGGAGGAACGGTATGCAAACGCTACTTTAAGAAACAGGAATAA
- the LOC144435240 gene encoding fatty acid-binding protein, liver-like has translation MALLGEWIHCRDENIDPFLDCVGSPPEMRDKFKETHPKVTLSVDGDTYTMQIVGPAKTLESKFKVDEEFDHFAGVVADKRRRAIAKKIADGKFEIRGVNNETPIDRLVELREIVDGEMVVTLTTGDVVAKRYFKRP, from the coding sequence ATGGCCCTTCTTGGAGAATGGATCCACTGTAGAGATGAAAATATCGATCCCTTTTTGGATTGCGTCGGATCACCACCCGAAATGAGAGACAAGTTTAAAGAAACACACCCGAAGGTCACCTTATCAGTGGACGGTGATACATACACAATGCAGATAGTTGGGCCAGCGAAGACACTCGAATCCAAGTTTAAAGTAGACGAAGAATTCGACCACTTTGCAGGCGTCGTGGCAGACAAAAGGCGTCGTGCCATAGCCAAAAAGATCGCCGATGGAAAGTTTGAGATCAGAGGAGTGAATAATGAAACGCCAATCGACCGACTCGTTGAGTTAAGGGAAATCGTCGATGGAGAGATGGTTGTGACCTTGACTACCGGCGATGTTGTTGCTAAGAGATATTTCAAAAGACCATAA